The Thunnus maccoyii chromosome 15, fThuMac1.1, whole genome shotgun sequence DNA segment TATTATTGgttttgctgacaataagaaaactaAAGAATAATCAAAACCCTATCatcagacttatcctttaaatataCCGAACCTTAGAACTAAATGAAGGCTTATGTTGATTATTATACTCTCTCTCAATTTGCATCTGTACATTTAAATAACTGAATTTCACATTTCAAGAGTGACGTTTTTAAGAAGATGCTGTTTTTCAACCACAGTTTGGTTTATGAGAAATTACAAGGAGAACTTCTACATCTTTGCTTGCAGTAATTTCAGTGTGAAAAGTTCCTTCGACtacataatcttttttttcagtgactTGCTTTAGTGCTGCAGGAATGCAAGGTGCCAttactatttaaaataaaaacagaaggcAAGACATTTTGCATTTACAGGGGACTTATCTGACTGGAAGTAGGTTCTATTAAAACCCGAAATTGCAGatgaaaaatattatattttattgtattgataaaatattgttttatattggGGCCAGTATGGTTATTGCCAACGCACCTCAGTGGATGATGTCCAAACAATAGTCACACAagggaatagttcaacatttttggggaatacatttatttactttcttaccGAGAATTACTTGAGAAGATCGATATCAAGCTCAATATCAtctaaatatgaataaaaaatgatatcACACCAAATACGAAGCTACAGCCACCAGCAGGTTTGCTTAGCATAGTCACTTCCTGGAGTTTCCATTTGTTTCCTGGCAACCTCGACAGAAATCCACGAAGTTactgagccaggctagctgtttccccctgttcccagtctttatgctaagctaagctaactggcttcTGGTTTTACAGTAttaactgtacagacatgaaagaGGTATCTAGAACTACTCCTTTAATATAAAATTTGTTGCTCTTAAAAGCTCCAACTGTACACTGcatgctcagcaccaaacggcaaacagacacagttagctgtagactagctggtgaatgtAGCGGAGCattcagcagctaaagagccagatatttccctcaggagttgatagagagcaaaaaatagagctaaaagagagtgaatattggacttacattcaccaggtggccagaaacatgactaaaaattaatgataatgttgctccgtaactgctggatgtgtaaataagcaactgtttaaACATATCAACTTCAaaagtgatgatatgtcagtgatGTCTTCACATCTTGtatctgctgcccccaagtggccaaaaaaaatcagttaatgcaggtttaaagtgaGGTAGCTAATGGCAGGTCAACAGTCAGACACAAGAAAActcaaaaactgttttgttttgtttatgtggcTGAAATTTGTGCAGTTCTTTTCCTTTATAAATCCCGACTCATGCTTTCTTTCGTCCAGCACCTGTAAGAGTCCGTCACCGGTGTGAGCGGCCACTATGCTGACCTGTCACCTGTTGCTGTGTGTCTACATCGTCACCTTCCTGATGGGGGTCCCTGCCAACATCCTGGCATTCTGGACCTTCTGCCTCAAGGTGCGACGCAAGGCCACCCCGATAGACATCCTGCTGCTCAACCTCACCATCTCCGACCTCATCTTCCTGGCTCTCCTGCCCTTCAAAATGAAAGAGGCTTTTGACAACATGGTGTGGCTGCTGCCTTTCCCCCTGTGCCCCTTCACTGGTTTTCTCTTCTACGTCACCATCTACAACAGCACCCTGCTCCTCACGGCTGTGAGCGTGGAGCGCTACCTGGGGGTCGCCTACCCTCTCAGGTACTCCGTGTATCGCAGGCCTCGCTACGCCGCGGTGGCCAGCGTCATCTTCTGGGCGGTGACCTCTCTGAACCTCAGCGTGGTCTACATCATGCCCTACGCTCAGTGGAGAAATGTTGCAGGCAGTGACAACAACAGCTCCGCGCTGCCTCCAACCACCTGCTACCTGAATTTCACCACGGAGGAGCTCAACATCCTGCTGCCGTTCCGCCTGGAGCTCTTCCTGGTCCTCTTCTGCATCCCCTTCTTCATCTGCTGCTTCTGCTACGTCAACTTCATCCTCATCCTGTCACGTCTCCCAAACATCAGCAGGCGCCGGAGGCTGCGAGCCATCGGCTTGGCCCTCGGTACCCTGATAGTGTTCGCCGTCTGCTTCGGGCCCTATAACGTCTCTCACCTGGTTGGGTATGTGCGTAGTGACAGTGAGCAGTGGAGGGACGTGGCGTTGCTCTCCAGCACCTTCAACGCCTGCCTGGACCCCTTTATCTTCTACTTCTCCTCTGCGGCGGTCAGGAGCATGTTGAGTCGCTGCGTCAGGAACATCATGGCAAAGCTGCACATCCTGAGGTGT contains these protein-coding regions:
- the LOC121913060 gene encoding free fatty acid receptor 3-like, with the translated sequence MLTCHLLLCVYIVTFLMGVPANILAFWTFCLKVRRKATPIDILLLNLTISDLIFLALLPFKMKEAFDNMVWLLPFPLCPFTGFLFYVTIYNSTLLLTAVSVERYLGVAYPLRYSVYRRPRYAAVASVIFWAVTSLNLSVVYIMPYAQWRNVAGSDNNSSALPPTTCYLNFTTEELNILLPFRLELFLVLFCIPFFICCFCYVNFILILSRLPNISRRRRLRAIGLALGTLIVFAVCFGPYNVSHLVGYVRSDSEQWRDVALLSSTFNACLDPFIFYFSSAAVRSMLSRCVRNIMAKLHILRCGGAPH